A stretch of the Rhodospirillales bacterium genome encodes the following:
- a CDS encoding class I adenylate-forming enzyme family protein — MNRPGWRTQDPGGLITETHFGRTLTCFADRPRNIGAMLRATATRHPDGDAVVDGVRRLTYAGLLRCAEGMVVAMHRIGLARGDRVGIWSGNRWEAIAAVVACLRADFVAVPLGHRLQTDEVDYMLNDSGARALMVDDALAARVPGKRRLPDLRHVFSLTDEGDDRTFATTTSQPVPPPAGDEEALAFLMYTSGTTGRPKGAMITHFNLAHSVLHYIRAMRLSDQRERTLLAVPFTHITGLVAQILTMFTCAGAVVVQREFKADAAVCLLRDEHVTHAVMVPAMYSLMLRSGGLDATPLPHLRIGAYGGAPMPPALIKEIHRRLPGLELMNAYGSTETTSPATLLPAADAVRRRDSVGLPMHCAEIRVCDDEGRELPRGSVGELRIGGPMVVPGYWNLPEVNEDTFGDGSWRSGDIGRIDADGYVEVLDRSKDMINRAGYKVYSAEVEGLLVQHSGVVEAAVVARPCPVLGERVHAFVTVSSDQPTARELTRFVAARIADYKVPETFTLQAEPLPRNANGKIVKSSLRARAMAEIPEPVR; from the coding sequence GTGAACCGGCCGGGCTGGCGTACCCAGGATCCAGGTGGTCTGATCACCGAAACCCACTTCGGCCGCACGCTCACCTGTTTCGCCGACCGCCCGAGAAATATTGGCGCGATGCTCCGTGCCACGGCGACGCGGCATCCCGACGGTGACGCCGTCGTCGATGGCGTGCGGCGGCTCACTTACGCCGGGCTGCTGCGGTGCGCCGAAGGGATGGTCGTTGCCATGCACCGCATCGGTCTGGCGCGGGGTGACCGGGTCGGCATCTGGTCCGGCAATCGATGGGAGGCGATTGCCGCGGTCGTCGCCTGCCTCCGCGCCGATTTCGTCGCGGTCCCGCTCGGCCATCGGCTGCAGACCGACGAAGTCGACTACATGCTGAACGATAGCGGCGCTCGGGCGCTCATGGTGGATGACGCGCTCGCAGCACGGGTCCCCGGCAAACGGCGGCTGCCGGACCTGCGCCACGTATTTTCCTTGACCGACGAAGGCGATGATAGGACGTTCGCCACCACCACCAGTCAGCCGGTGCCGCCGCCGGCCGGCGACGAGGAAGCCCTTGCCTTCCTGATGTACACCTCGGGCACAACCGGTCGCCCCAAGGGCGCCATGATCACCCATTTCAACCTTGCGCACAGCGTACTCCACTACATCCGCGCAATGCGCCTCAGCGACCAGCGCGAACGCACGCTTCTGGCGGTCCCGTTTACCCACATTACGGGGCTCGTCGCCCAGATCCTGACCATGTTTACCTGTGCGGGCGCGGTCGTCGTGCAACGGGAATTCAAGGCAGACGCTGCCGTCTGCCTGCTCCGCGATGAACACGTGACCCACGCCGTCATGGTGCCCGCGATGTACAGCCTGATGCTGCGTTCCGGTGGACTGGATGCGACCCCGCTCCCCCATCTTCGGATCGGCGCCTATGGAGGTGCCCCCATGCCGCCCGCGCTGATCAAGGAGATCCACCGCCGGCTTCCGGGCCTGGAGTTGATGAACGCATACGGGTCTACCGAGACCACCTCCCCGGCAACGTTGCTGCCTGCCGCCGACGCGGTGCGCCGACGCGACAGCGTCGGGCTCCCGATGCATTGTGCCGAGATCCGCGTTTGCGACGACGAAGGCCGGGAACTGCCGCGGGGCAGCGTGGGCGAACTTCGGATCGGCGGTCCGATGGTAGTCCCGGGCTACTGGAATCTTCCTGAAGTCAACGAGGATACGTTCGGCGACGGCAGCTGGAGGTCGGGCGATATCGGCAGAATCGATGCCGACGGCTACGTCGAGGTGCTGGATCGCAGCAAGGACATGATCAACCGGGCCGGTTACAAGGTGTACTCGGCGGAGGTGGAGGGCCTGCTGGTCCAGCACTCCGGCGTGGTGGAGGCGGCGGTCGTCGCCCGCCCCTGCCCGGTTCTCGGCGAGCGGGTACATGCCTTCGTTACGGTCTCTTCGGACCAACCCACTGCCCGGGAACTGACGCGTTTCGTCGCGGCGCGGATTGCCGACTACAAGGTCCCGGAGACGTTCACGCTGCAAGCCGAACCGCTCCCGCGCAATGCGAACGGAAAGATCGTCAAGTCTTCCCTCCGCGCGCGCGCCATGGCCGAAATCCCGGAACCCGTGCGGTAA
- a CDS encoding phosphotransferase, whose amino-acid sequence MTVEGLIEVRATHRFDEDALAGYLAGRLPGFTALDRIRQFHGGQSNPTFAVEADGAIWVLRKKPPGDLLPSAHAVDREYRVQAALRDQGVPVPEMYLFCDDDSVIGTPFYVMECLRGRVFDDPLLPDVGPADRTALYDAMNRTLAAIHLVDHEVAGLADFGRPGNYFARQIARWTRQWELSRTREVPEMDRLIEWLPANIPPGDETGVVHGDYRLGNLIFAPDRPEVIGVLDWELSTLGHPLGDLGYNISGFQIPQSIRHGIMGLPAEYGIPDQASYVADYCRRTNRKPIDTHFYVAFSMFRFAAIAEGVLARGLSGNASSSNATEVGAQTVPYARTAWSLVCGETS is encoded by the coding sequence ATGACGGTCGAGGGCTTGATCGAGGTGCGTGCGACACACCGGTTCGACGAAGACGCACTAGCCGGATACCTGGCGGGCCGGCTACCTGGGTTCACCGCGCTTGATCGAATACGACAGTTCCATGGCGGACAGTCCAACCCGACATTCGCGGTTGAGGCCGACGGGGCGATCTGGGTACTTCGGAAGAAGCCGCCGGGCGACCTGCTTCCGTCTGCGCACGCGGTCGACCGCGAATACCGTGTGCAAGCCGCACTCCGGGATCAGGGCGTGCCGGTGCCCGAGATGTACTTGTTCTGTGACGACGACTCCGTCATCGGTACCCCGTTCTATGTGATGGAATGCCTGCGCGGCCGGGTCTTCGATGACCCGTTGCTCCCGGATGTGGGGCCGGCGGACCGGACGGCGCTCTATGACGCGATGAATCGGACACTCGCAGCCATTCACCTGGTCGATCACGAGGTTGCTGGACTCGCTGACTTCGGCCGCCCGGGAAACTACTTCGCCAGACAGATCGCACGGTGGACCCGCCAGTGGGAGCTCAGCCGGACACGCGAGGTCCCGGAAATGGATCGGTTGATCGAGTGGCTCCCCGCCAACATTCCGCCGGGCGATGAGACCGGCGTGGTGCATGGTGATTACCGCCTGGGAAACCTGATCTTTGCGCCCGACCGGCCCGAGGTGATCGGGGTACTGGACTGGGAACTCTCAACCCTCGGCCATCCACTGGGCGATCTCGGCTACAACATCTCCGGCTTCCAGATTCCGCAGTCGATCCGCCACGGCATCATGGGGCTTCCAGCCGAGTACGGCATCCCCGATCAGGCAAGCTACGTCGCCGACTATTGCCGACGAACCAATCGGAAGCCCATCGATACCCATTTCTACGTGGCCTTCTCGATGTTTCGGTTCGCGGCCATCGCGGAAGGTGTCCTGGCCCGCGGGCTCAGCGGCAACGCTAGTTCTTCCAACGCCACGGAAGTGGGCGCCCAGACGGTTCCGTACGCGCGGACGGCCTGGTCGCTGGTTTGCGGCGAGACTTCGTGA
- a CDS encoding acyl-CoA dehydrogenase family protein yields the protein MLQFSDRTNVLLERLNMFMDANVYPNEEEIDAQIAGGDRWAHPPLMEKLKEKARSEGLWNLFLPESEHGAGLSNFEYAPLCEVMGRSEYAPEVFNCSAPDTGNMEVLARYGTKAQKDQWLTPLLAGEIRSAFAMTEPEVASSDATNIECRIERTGDEYVINGRKWWTSGAMSPRCKILIVMGKTDPANPDRHKQQSMVLVPLDTPGVEVVRHLPVFGFDDAPHGHAEVIFKDVRVPADNMLLGEGRGFEIAQGRLGPGRIHHCMRLIGLAERALEKMCKRVKSRVTFGRPISEQTVTQERIAESRIAIDQARLLVLHAAWRMDTVGNKEARKDIAMIKVATPLMACKVVDWAIQAHGGGGVTTDFGLAAAYANARTLRLADGPDEVHRNQIAKLELRSYN from the coding sequence ATGCTGCAATTCTCCGACCGTACCAACGTACTGCTTGAACGCCTGAACATGTTCATGGATGCCAATGTCTATCCGAACGAAGAAGAGATCGACGCGCAGATCGCCGGGGGTGACCGGTGGGCCCATCCACCCTTGATGGAAAAACTCAAAGAGAAGGCCCGGTCGGAGGGCCTTTGGAACCTGTTTCTCCCCGAATCGGAACACGGAGCCGGTCTGTCGAACTTCGAATACGCGCCGCTGTGTGAAGTCATGGGGCGCTCCGAATACGCCCCGGAAGTCTTCAACTGCTCGGCGCCCGATACCGGCAACATGGAGGTGCTCGCCCGTTACGGCACCAAGGCCCAGAAAGACCAATGGCTTACGCCCCTGCTGGCAGGCGAGATCCGGTCAGCCTTCGCGATGACCGAACCCGAGGTGGCTTCCTCGGACGCCACGAACATCGAATGCCGGATCGAACGCACCGGGGACGAATACGTCATCAACGGCCGCAAATGGTGGACGTCGGGCGCAATGTCGCCACGATGCAAGATCCTCATCGTCATGGGCAAGACCGATCCGGCGAATCCGGACCGCCACAAGCAACAGTCGATGGTGCTGGTTCCCCTCGACACACCCGGCGTCGAAGTCGTCCGACACCTGCCGGTATTCGGATTCGACGATGCGCCGCACGGGCATGCCGAAGTCATCTTCAAGGACGTACGTGTGCCTGCCGACAACATGCTGCTGGGTGAAGGGCGCGGTTTCGAAATCGCGCAGGGGCGTCTCGGACCAGGCCGGATCCATCACTGCATGCGGCTGATCGGCCTGGCCGAGCGGGCGCTCGAAAAGATGTGCAAACGGGTGAAGTCCCGTGTCACCTTTGGCCGGCCGATCTCGGAACAGACCGTCACCCAGGAACGCATCGCCGAATCGCGGATTGCGATTGACCAGGCCCGACTGCTCGTGCTGCATGCGGCGTGGCGGATGGACACCGTGGGCAACAAGGAAGCCCGCAAGGACATCGCCATGATCAAGGTTGCCACGCCGCTCATGGCATGCAAGGTGGTCGATTGGGCGATCCAGGCGCACGGGGGCGGCGGTGTTACGACCGACTTCGGGCTCGCTGCAGCGTACGCCAATGCAAGGACCCTGCGGCTCGCCGACGGGCCGGACGAGGTGCACCGCAACCAGATCGCGAAGCTTGAACTGCGAAGCTACAACTGA
- a CDS encoding FAD-binding oxidoreductase — translation MTKFHDVVIAGGGIMGCAAAYFLAAADDFDGSVVVIERDPTYQTGAATRSLGGIRQQFTTPENIRMSMFGAEFAKMAARKLAVDGTACDVTFREQGYLLMASGSDVDQLRRNWEVQRGHQAAVEWLAGNALAERFPWVSWRGVDAAVFGSANEGWVDPYSLLMGFRHKAQSLGVRFLHGEVTRLVRKGNRVTGVATAAHGLIRGGTTILAAGSRAGALAATIEVDLPVFPKKRYVYVFDCRDDLQHAPLTIDPSGVTFRPESGRYIATVSPARELDPDSDPLDFEMEYTEWEEVIWPVLAARVPAFEAVKLAGSWAGHYDFNVFDQNAILGPHPEVQGLLFCNGFSGHGLQQAPAAGRAIAELVTFGEYRTLDLSRFGVARIYRDMPIVEANIW, via the coding sequence ATGACGAAGTTCCACGACGTGGTCATTGCCGGTGGCGGCATCATGGGCTGTGCCGCAGCCTATTTCCTGGCTGCCGCCGACGACTTTGACGGATCGGTGGTGGTCATCGAGCGTGATCCGACCTACCAGACCGGGGCAGCGACGCGTTCGTTGGGCGGCATTCGCCAGCAGTTCACCACTCCTGAGAACATCCGCATGTCGATGTTCGGCGCCGAGTTCGCCAAGATGGCGGCCAGGAAGCTGGCAGTCGATGGCACCGCGTGTGATGTGACATTTAGGGAGCAAGGCTACCTGCTGATGGCGTCGGGAAGCGATGTCGACCAGTTGCGGCGGAACTGGGAGGTGCAGCGCGGCCACCAGGCTGCGGTCGAGTGGCTGGCCGGCAACGCGCTCGCGGAGCGCTTCCCCTGGGTCAGTTGGCGAGGTGTCGACGCGGCCGTCTTCGGGTCGGCCAACGAAGGCTGGGTTGATCCGTATTCCCTGCTGATGGGGTTCCGCCACAAGGCACAGTCGCTCGGGGTCCGTTTCCTGCACGGCGAAGTCACTCGCTTGGTCCGGAAGGGGAATCGCGTCACTGGCGTTGCGACCGCTGCGCATGGATTGATTCGGGGGGGCACCACGATTCTGGCAGCTGGCTCCCGGGCTGGTGCGCTGGCGGCGACCATTGAGGTCGATCTCCCCGTCTTTCCGAAGAAGCGCTACGTCTACGTATTCGATTGCCGCGACGACCTACAGCACGCGCCCCTGACCATCGACCCGTCAGGGGTTACATTTCGGCCGGAGAGCGGCCGGTACATCGCCACCGTGTCGCCGGCACGAGAACTGGACCCGGACAGCGACCCGCTCGACTTCGAAATGGAATACACCGAGTGGGAAGAGGTCATCTGGCCAGTGCTGGCGGCCCGGGTTCCGGCGTTTGAGGCGGTCAAGCTAGCCGGTTCGTGGGCCGGTCACTATGACTTCAACGTCTTCGATCAGAACGCCATCCTGGGGCCGCATCCCGAGGTACAAGGTTTGCTGTTCTGCAACGGTTTCAGCGGCCACGGCCTGCAGCAGGCGCCGGCTGCCGGCCGGGCCATCGCTGAACTCGTCACGTTCGGCGAATACCGAACCCTTGACCTGTCGCGATTCGGCGTCGCCCGGATCTATCGGGACATGCCGATCGTAGAAGCAAACATCTGGTAG
- a CDS encoding DUF3576 domain-containing protein, which produces MSCPSFRALAATLVLPLLCAGLGPIAFTACSGPVEITPPPETPADRARREQLEAQGITPGFSLSELFGGDGESAAGVQMAINPQLWQAALEILDFAPLDSVDSVGGVIITEWTELADAPSEEMKFVARITGRELAVSNLRVRVYRRLRADDGTTQAATVAAETETALEDRIFTRARALLVAQ; this is translated from the coding sequence GTGTCCTGTCCCTCCTTCCGCGCCCTCGCCGCCACGCTTGTCCTGCCGCTGTTGTGTGCCGGGTTGGGCCCCATCGCGTTCACCGCCTGCAGTGGCCCGGTCGAAATCACTCCCCCTCCAGAGACGCCGGCCGATCGTGCGAGGCGTGAACAGCTGGAGGCACAGGGAATCACTCCCGGGTTCTCCCTTTCCGAACTCTTCGGTGGCGACGGCGAGTCGGCAGCGGGCGTGCAGATGGCGATCAATCCCCAGCTCTGGCAGGCCGCGCTCGAGATTCTCGATTTCGCGCCGCTGGATTCCGTCGATTCGGTTGGCGGGGTCATCATCACCGAATGGACGGAGCTAGCCGACGCCCCGAGTGAAGAGATGAAATTCGTGGCCCGGATTACCGGTCGCGAATTGGCAGTCAGCAATTTGCGCGTCCGCGTGTACCGGCGGTTGCGCGCCGACGACGGCACGACGCAAGCGGCGACTGTGGCCGCCGAGACCGAAACGGCGCTCGAAGACCGAATCTTCACCCGCGCCCGCGCGTTGCTGGTCGCCCAGTAG
- a CDS encoding gamma carbonic anhydrase family protein, which produces MDPMMLPYREYRPAVRPLLRCGPGAVVIGRTEVGDSVDLGRLAVLRGDGERISIGPRCWLGARATVHIADDEHGSVVGADVVVGRYALVHGCTLADHVVVGDAAVVMDRAEVGTGAVIAAGALVPPGKKLAGSWLYAGSPARPVRTLASGEVDRMAVAVRRSEPSPATATDDDPLPPLEDTAFRPPRASGPLHGSNGSSPVIPASAYVAPTAAVWGDVRLGESASVWFSTAMRAGRGRIVVGDRTNVQDNSFVDVAEIGASAEIGNDVTIGHNVRLEACRIGDRCLVGMGATVCTGVTIEDDALVGARAWVAPGTVVRAGWIWAGRPAKPFREVRPEEVEYFRQGKEVYEGYARDYQAGGCEE; this is translated from the coding sequence ATGGATCCCATGATGTTGCCCTATCGCGAGTACCGGCCCGCCGTCAGGCCGCTGCTTCGATGCGGCCCGGGGGCTGTCGTCATTGGTCGGACCGAGGTGGGTGACTCCGTGGATCTCGGGCGGCTCGCTGTGTTGCGCGGCGACGGCGAACGAATCTCCATCGGTCCCAGATGCTGGTTGGGCGCCAGGGCCACGGTGCATATCGCCGATGACGAACACGGCAGCGTGGTGGGAGCCGACGTCGTCGTGGGCCGCTATGCATTGGTGCACGGCTGCACACTGGCCGATCACGTCGTGGTCGGCGACGCTGCGGTGGTGATGGACCGGGCGGAGGTCGGCACCGGCGCGGTCATTGCGGCCGGTGCCTTGGTGCCGCCTGGAAAGAAGCTGGCGGGCAGTTGGCTGTACGCGGGGAGTCCGGCCCGTCCCGTCCGGACACTGGCCAGCGGTGAGGTCGATCGGATGGCTGTGGCGGTGCGGCGCTCAGAGCCCTCGCCGGCGACGGCCACCGACGATGACCCGCTGCCGCCGCTGGAAGACACGGCATTTCGGCCACCTAGGGCAAGCGGACCATTGCATGGAAGTAACGGGTCATCGCCGGTGATTCCTGCCAGCGCCTACGTTGCGCCCACGGCGGCGGTGTGGGGCGACGTGCGTCTCGGCGAGAGTGCGAGCGTGTGGTTTTCCACTGCCATGCGTGCTGGTCGGGGGCGCATTGTGGTTGGCGACCGGACCAACGTGCAGGACAATTCCTTTGTCGACGTAGCCGAGATCGGCGCGTCGGCCGAGATCGGGAACGACGTGACGATCGGCCACAACGTGCGGCTTGAAGCCTGCCGGATCGGCGACCGGTGCTTGGTCGGCATGGGGGCCACGGTCTGCACCGGCGTGACCATCGAAGATGATGCACTGGTTGGCGCCCGGGCGTGGGTGGCGCCGGGCACGGTCGTGCGCGCAGGCTGGATTTGGGCCGGCCGGCCCGCCAAGCCGTTCCGGGAAGTTCGCCCCGAAGAGGTGGAATACTTCAGGCAGGGCAAGGAGGTCTACGAGGGGTACGCGCGCGACTATCAGGCCGGTGGATGTGAAGAGTGA
- a CDS encoding tartrate dehydrogenase, whose amino-acid sequence MTSKRYRVAVIPGDGIGQEVVPEGMRVMDAAASRHGFAFEWDSFSWSCETYHATGRMMPEDGLDQIADHDAIFLGAVGYPGVPDHVSLWGLLIPIRRRFDQYVNVRPVRVLDGMESPLRDRGPDDIDFVVVRENVEGEYSEVGGRLYAGTDDEMAMQESIFTRRGVDRVLDWAFELAATRPARHITSATKSNGIVHTMPYWDERFAAAKGRHPDIRTAQFHIDILTAHFVLHPDWFDVVVGSNLFGDILSDLGPAVAGTIGIAPSANLNPRQEWPSMFEPVHGSAPDIAGRGIANPIGQIWSGAMMLDHLGQSAAATAVVRAIEAVVADGPRTPDMGGNATTRDVGKAVAAAVA is encoded by the coding sequence ATGACGTCGAAGCGATATCGGGTCGCAGTCATTCCCGGCGACGGGATCGGGCAGGAGGTGGTGCCGGAAGGCATGCGCGTGATGGACGCCGCCGCGAGCCGACACGGGTTCGCGTTCGAGTGGGACTCGTTCTCCTGGAGCTGTGAGACCTACCACGCGACCGGCCGGATGATGCCGGAAGACGGCTTGGATCAGATCGCTGATCACGACGCCATCTTCCTGGGAGCAGTGGGTTATCCGGGGGTCCCCGACCACGTCTCTCTGTGGGGGTTGCTCATCCCCATTCGCCGACGCTTCGACCAGTACGTCAACGTGCGCCCGGTACGCGTCCTGGACGGGATGGAGTCGCCGTTGCGGGATCGCGGGCCCGACGACATCGATTTCGTCGTGGTGCGGGAGAATGTCGAAGGAGAGTACTCGGAAGTCGGGGGACGGCTCTACGCGGGTACCGACGACGAGATGGCGATGCAGGAGAGCATATTCACTCGACGCGGTGTGGATCGGGTGCTCGATTGGGCCTTCGAGCTTGCCGCGACCCGCCCCGCCCGGCACATCACGTCCGCCACGAAGTCCAATGGCATCGTGCACACGATGCCCTATTGGGACGAACGGTTCGCAGCCGCGAAGGGGCGTCACCCCGACATCCGTACCGCGCAATTCCACATCGACATCCTCACTGCCCATTTCGTGCTGCATCCTGACTGGTTCGATGTTGTGGTGGGCTCCAACCTCTTCGGAGACATCCTTTCCGATCTGGGGCCTGCAGTGGCCGGTACCATCGGCATTGCACCGTCGGCGAATCTCAACCCCCGACAGGAATGGCCCTCCATGTTCGAGCCGGTGCATGGCTCTGCTCCCGACATCGCGGGACGCGGCATCGCCAACCCAATCGGCCAGATCTGGTCGGGCGCCATGATGCTGGACCATCTTGGGCAGTCGGCCGCTGCGACGGCGGTGGTGCGCGCGATCGAGGCCGTGGTTGCGGACGGACCGAGAACTCCGGACATGGGAGGTAATGCCACCACCAGGGACGTCGGCAAGGCCGTAGCAGCGGCTGTCGCCTGA